GCTCAAATATACCAACCAAAATGAAAGACTGATGGAATTCAACGAGGATGACAAGGTGTTGCTCAAGTTAGCTTCACAAACTTGGAAGAAAATTATGGGGAAGATGAAGCACCAAGGGTTGGTGTTAAGGTATGATGGACCTTTTGAAATCATTGAAAAGGTAGGGGCTGTTGCTTATAGGCTGAAGTTGCCTAAACGACTAAAGCTTCATCTTACTTTTCACGTAAATTACTTGTGACATTTTATAAAGACCAAGAAGATCCAAAATGAAGAAAGTCGCAAAAAGCTCCTCCTTCACAAATAGTTTGACAATGGTATCATCAAGATCATAGATCATCATCGACTTGACCAACATAAGAAGAATCGGCAAATTGagtttttagtaaaataaaagaaaaacacagagGTTTCATGGAAAAAGGACACAGATTTGTGCTGATTTGAGGATTACGTGCAAGCCTACCTCACATTTATTCCAACAAAGATGTTATACTCTTTTAGTGGGGGTGGTTTATTAAAGTTCTAGACATGATGGACAACGATATCTTGCATAGGCAACAATAAATTTGGCAGGCAGCATGCGATGGTTCATGCAAGTTATTGAGCTCCTGACTTGACATGGACGTGAGGCTTAGAGCATGTATCTTTTAAGCTAGCATCATACATAACATTAAATGACAGTTGAGACTGCTAGGTGGACAGGCAAAACGTGGGTTAGTGGTTGCAAATATGAACATCCAGATCATGGGAACATGAGGGCAGAATGTGGGGCAGAACTGGGTTACGTTATAAGCCACTAAAATCATGGGATTATAGGGGAGAAAGTGCTCATTACTTGCTCGAAAGCAGGCCACTAAGTTCATGGAGAACATGAGGCTGGTGACAGAGATATGGCGTTCATTTTATAAGCACATCAGATCACTCTTTTCAGGGGTTCAGTATGCTGATTGGGCTGATGACAGAGATGATAAACGTAGTGTTGGGGGCTATTGTATTTTCCATGGAACCAATCTAATCAGTTGGAGctacaaacaacaacaaactGTTGCTCATAGCAGTACTGAATCAAAGTATAAATCCCTCTCAAATAAAGCGGCTGAAATACGTTGGCTCCAATCCATTCTCCACGATCTGCAGCTTCCCTTAGTAACCAGTCCAAAACTATGGTGTGATAATATCGGAGCTACTTATTTGTTCTTTAATCCAATTTCCATGCCagaactaaacataatgaaattgATTCTCACTATGTTAGGGATCAAGTTTTAGTAAAACAACTTCAGGTCTCCTTTCTATCTTCTAGGGATTAGTTTGCAGATTTATTAAATAAGCCACTGTCAGCCATTTGTTTTCAGCTACTGCAGGATAACCTTCATGTTCAAGACCTACCCATTCGGTTGGGGGGGCGTGCTGGAGATTGAATTCAAAAATGAAATTTCTTGCTGATATTTCGGGATAACTAATTTAGTTGTTAACATTGTGATGTTAtcctttagttttaaaatagCTAACGTAGAGGAGAAGGTTAAATATAATCTATCTGTAAAACCTTATACACTGTGTATTCTTTTTAAGATTGCAGATTAATATACAACTCTTTCTCTTGTGAAACTATTTTCCTTGTGCTTTCCTACACTTTCAAAGATGCTATTTTTGTCGTGGttcatttaaaattgaaaagctTCAAATGACTATGGATCACTTGTGATGAGATCCCGATGGAGCTAACTGAATTGGCAAGCTAAGGTTCTTAGCCAGCCATGGCTTTATATGGTCATGTTGACATAAAAGAATGTCTTAAGCTttgatcatattaaaatattagacTTGCATATAAGGTTGGAGAAACAATCGTGGACTTTACCGGCGATTAAGAGATGGGTTTTCTCTCTATTACGAGTAACAATCAGCATGTCTGATGGGCTGTGGTTAGTGTTGATCCTTTCAGTACATTATGATATGGTCGGTATGCATGGTTCTGCTAGATTCTTTGGTGTCTGGCAAAAATGACAAGTTTCTCGGAAAAATTGATGGTTAGGGACAAACCTTAAGATTCTCAGTTATCTTGATCAATCCATGTTGACCATCCTATCCTAAAATAGCAGTAGTACCTAAATTTAAGGCATGAATTTGCATGCCTGTTTTTTTCGAGGTATGAATTTAAGGTACCCTCTCCTTTGCCATTGTTGATACTGGAAGAAAATGCTGCATAGCTTCTATGTAAGTTCTTATTCCTCTCTCCCTCTTTCGGACTCTCTAAATTAGTAATGCTTTAAAGAATAGGTtgggaaacatggttatggTTAAATCTAAAAAccatttgttttggatttgaaaTTCATGTATGATTTgcttgagagtttttttttttcctctccatGTCGTTTGTCATAGCAATGGGGGCATTTTCTGAGAAATTTTGCGTCAGAACATGAAAGAGCAGCCTctaatttttatgaattcaCATTTGGCTGTTTCCTTCTCCCACCTTAAAGTgtctttgatttcatttcaattttttgtgTACGTAAATGGACGTTCAAACAAGTTTTCTAGGAAATTTTGGCTCTGAAAAGATTGGCATTAAGAATTCctgtatttaatatttgatatatgattatttttcctttccttctgaTATGATGCCCTGCCTTTATGTTATGAATCTAAGTGGGTTGATGAAGTTATTTGCTCTTGATCCTGATAGCACATTGTTTCGGATTTTCTCCTCTGCACTTTTCCTTTGGCATTAGTCTTTATGTTTGGAGTCTTGTATGATTATCTTAGGATACATTTTATGCACTGATAAAATTGCTTGATGACGTTCATCTGCACTCCTAACATCAAGTTTTGAGCCTCCGTGTTTCGAtggatacatttttttttccatttgttaTAACTATTACATCTTGTATTCTGTTTAAGGACAACATTTCTTAAGCAACTAATCTTTCAGAATCTATAATATCAGaccttcaaaatcttaaaatctAGTATTATGCAGGAATTGTGGAGTACTTGTTTCTGCAACATCTTCTTAGTTAATGTACATTATTTTTGCTTCATGAGATTGGCCCGTGAATCTTTACTATGATAGAGAAGtatctttatgatttttttttgtttcttttctcatttctcTGGTAAGGTTTCTGTAATTCTTTGCTGTAAATGAGATTTGTGTGTGGCTTTTGTTCTGGCTGCTTTCTGGGTCAGAATATGATTCATTTCGTGTTCCATTGCTAGTTGCTACTGTCGAACATGattgttctgatttttttttctgaatatcCTATGGTTGCATCAACTGCAGATTGATATGATAATGCCGAAATGCTATGAGTACAGTAGACACATCCTCATTGATTTGCTGTTCTTGCATAATTAATCATCTTCTGATCATGCCCTCACCTCGGTTTTCTATTTCGTGTTACAGCATTAAAATCGGAATTGGTGTAATCATACACCCGATAGAAGTTCACTAGGCGTTCACTCGGTGCATGCAACAATGGAAACACTACGTGGACCTCAGCTTACAATGAACGATGGTGCTACACTGGTGACAGAGGTGGTATCGGATGATGATTCGCATCTTTGCCTCTACATATTATTGCAGGACATGATTAAAATTGGTGACATGGTTGTTGGGTTTGACATCGAGTGGGGCTTCAAAGGGACTTCTGCTAGCAGATCAGGAAGCACTTCTGGCAGAAACACCGAGAATCATTCTCAGTCTGACAAGTCAGAGCACCTTCCTAGGAGAGTAGAACATCACATTGCTGTGTTGACTTTCTGCACCAAACTTGGCTGCGTCCTGATAAGGCTCTCTCCTAATCACATCTCGCCATCTCTAAAACGCTTTCTTTCGATTAAGGACATTATGTTTGTAGGAGTTCATATCAAGGAAGATCTTCAAAGGCTAAGATGTGTTGACGGTCTGGTGGTTCGGAATGCGGTGGAGTTGAGTGAACTGGCTGCTAAAATACATGACCAGCCTCGATTCGCTGCTTATAGTGCAAGGGAATTGGCTTACAGAATAGCTTCACTAAAATCTGACTCAAAACCTCTCAATGTTTTATGGTCAAATTGGTTCGATCATACTCTTTGCCCTGAACAGATTGAGTCTGCAACCATTGATGCTTATGCAACGTACAAGATTGGCAAAAAGCTTATGGAAAGCGGCAGTAGCAGTGTCAAGAGGCTGTTCTCATAATCTCTACGCTTATGTCCAATCTCAGCCTTGAGGAATTGTTGTGTCTGTCTATTCAATAATCCATGTCAGAGTGAAAAATGATTGTGTTCTGTTGCTGTCGTTGTCGTCCTCTGAGTTCATTGTTAGCCGATGGTGTTCCTGGTATTTCAGAGCCGTGCATTTCTTTTGCATTCACCATTTTGACCAATGTAGtactctattattattattattattataaattatacaatacaaatataatatcaaataacaaacaataatcttaaaatttaaaatatgtataaatagtaaagaattaagaaaattttaacttaaaagtAATTATCCATAACCTCACATTTGGCTACTCCTAGAAAGTTACATGtttagttaattgatttttgatgaTAACACTAATCTCACATCAGCTAGATACGAGTGTTTAGTCGTTTACTAATACAAAAGATATCTCTCTCTAAAAGATgccttttaaaaagaaaaaaaaaaaacacatcatatGATTTTAGTGGgataatacattttaaaaagccTATCATATACGGTTGCGAACACACATTATTATTGATGTTATCTGTGGGTACATTAACCATAAGTAATTACCTAAATCCCTCGCCTGGGAGGCTATGATGGACCCATCAATCTCACTTCGATCAGGAGACAAAAGCCTTAATCACTTATAAGCACAAAAATATACCTCTCTTCCCATGAGGCACCCTTTAAAAGGACAAAATTATTATGTGGTTCTAGTAAGGTACTACCTTTTGGAgcacttgagggtctagctcAGTAGTCAACTGCAAGGCTTGTTTTGCGACTGTTCcgagttcgatcctcaagagtactagcctgtcacccccgcggtgttTTACCTACCTACTGGACTTGCAAGATGTTCAGTGGGTCCGGAGATTAGTTGTGATGCGCGTAAGCTGACCCGAACATcccgagttaaaaaaaaaaaaaaaaagataataccTCTTGGAGGGCTTACCATATACATGTGTGGGCATACATCAACATTGATGCTGCCTGAGGAAACATCAGCCATGTACGACTTCCTAAGCTCCTTGTCTAGAAGGCTATGATGATGTCATCAATCTCATAACGGCTAGGAGATTAGGATCCTGGTCGCTTGTAAGAATAAAGGGCACCtcttttttcaagaaatgactattgaaatgataaaatacaTGATGTGATTCTAGTGGAATAATACCTCTTAAGAGGCCTAACATATACGGGTGTAAATACAcatcatcaattttattatctttaccATAATTCTTTGTCCTCCTTCTTCATTCTATACGGATATTGTCATTCATCTGTCTGCTTTCGGACACTCACCGTCACCATTTTTTTCCCGATAACAGGAGATCAGGGATTTCTCAATTCATATTTGCGTAGACTTTCCGAATGCACATGTTTTCCAACCTAATTTACCCCATGAAGTATTGAAAACTAGACCTCTACCTGATATGGAGCCACTCTCTACCTCATATAATGCAGATGTCGGTCTTTACACGCTTGCTAACAAGGTATTACTTGTGCACAAAATGAGATGGTTATTATTTATGCTGATAGGGAAGATTTACTGCTTCCATaactgttatgtttttttttttttttttatgcttttgttgTAATGATCGGAACAGAGTATCATATCTTCAACCTTTCCTCTCTTGTCAATTTTTGTAAATCTGACAAGTTCAACACGCAGGTTCAAATTAAACCTGCCTGGTCTAGCTGACTTTGAATGGGATTTTAAGCCTTTTGACTAGCTGTTAGAAGGAACGTAAATTGAACTATAGTCTTTGTAGACGGGGTATGTGGTTCACAAACTTCTACGAAACAAGTTCCATATTAGAAAGGAGATTCTTTGATATTAAAGTTAGTAaactataaatgaaaaataatgtataacaaaaaaaattaaaaataaaaacatatatataaggGTGTAATGAGGTATTTATATACATTGATGATATGAAATTGTCTCATGAAAAGCGAAGATGTAGATATATGGTGTGAGagtaatcatgaaaaataattatttttaccgTGCAGATATTTGCGTTCCGCCATCAATTGGAGAATTGTTGTTGAATCAGGGATTGAATTGAGAGAAGCAGAAAAAATTGATTGGCGTCTAGCATATGAACTAGGCTTGCCCACTTGTTACATCACATTAGAAGTCATCTAACCTCCTATGGCAGCCTTGCTTGGTGCCTA
This genomic stretch from Populus alba chromosome 19, ASM523922v2, whole genome shotgun sequence harbors:
- the LOC118056981 gene encoding protein RISC-INTERACTING CLEARING 3'-5' EXORIBONUCLEASE 2; this encodes METLRGPQLTMNDGATLVTEVVSDDDSHLCLYILLQDMIKIGDMVVGFDIEWGFKGTSASRSGSTSGRNTENHSQSDKSEHLPRRVEHHIAVLTFCTKLGCVLIRLSPNHISPSLKRFLSIKDIMFVGVHIKEDLQRLRCVDGLVVRNAVELSELAAKIHDQPRFAAYSARELAYRIASLKSDSKPLNVLWSNWFDHTLCPEQIESATIDAYATYKIGKKLMESGSSSVKRLFS